Proteins encoded by one window of Acidobacteriota bacterium:
- a CDS encoding cobalamin B12-binding domain-containing protein: MSEKPIRVLVAKPGLDGHDRGAKIIARALRDAGMEVIYSGLRQSPEQIVNAALQEDVHCIGLSILSGAHNVILPRITGLLREKKLDDVLVVAGGIIPDQDIPKLKAGGISEIFLPGTSTQTIIKYIKENCGAASD; encoded by the coding sequence ATGAGTGAGAAGCCCATACGGGTCCTGGTGGCCAAGCCCGGCCTGGACGGCCACGACCGCGGGGCCAAGATCATCGCCCGGGCGCTTCGAGACGCCGGGATGGAAGTGATCTACAGCGGTCTTCGCCAGTCTCCCGAGCAGATCGTCAACGCAGCCCTGCAGGAAGACGTGCACTGCATCGGACTCTCCATACTCTCGGGTGCCCACAATGTGATTCTTCCCCGCATCACCGGACTGTTGCGGGAAAAGAAGCTGGACGACGTGCTGGTGGTCGCCGGAGGCATTATCCCCGATCAGGACATCCCCAAGCTGAAGGCGGGAGGGATCTCTGAAATCTTCCTGCCCGGAACCTCTACTCAGACGATCATCAAGTACATCAAGGAAAACTGCGGGGCAGCGTCGGATTAG
- a CDS encoding VWA domain-containing protein produces MKMDGHAGRFLFFMGVFLLGASVTADQIRAQSLPVNPTLKKKIRDDVDNLVVNVELVNVLFTVTDRKGRLITDLQRPNFKLYEDNKLQEITNFSRETDLPLTIAVLIDTSTSITDRFKFEQEAAIEFLFQTLRPRKDKALLITFDSAIELVQDFTDDPQLLARSIRRIRPGGGTKLLDSIFLTCQEKLKAEPGSTRKIIILISDGDDNLSIQNLASTLEMVHRSDVSIYAVSTNSSGFFSIKAPKSDKLLRRLARETGGRAFFPFKSEELSESFANIGTELRSQYSLAYRSSNTARDGSFRSIKIKTNRKRLKVKSRKGYYASRSSG; encoded by the coding sequence ATGAAGATGGATGGGCATGCGGGCAGGTTTCTGTTTTTCATGGGAGTGTTTCTCTTGGGCGCGTCCGTCACTGCGGATCAGATCCGCGCTCAGAGTCTCCCCGTCAATCCCACGCTCAAGAAGAAGATCAGGGACGACGTCGACAACCTGGTGGTAAACGTTGAACTCGTCAACGTCCTGTTCACCGTCACCGATCGCAAGGGACGCCTGATCACCGATCTGCAAAGGCCCAACTTCAAGTTGTACGAAGACAACAAACTGCAGGAAATTACCAATTTTTCTCGCGAAACCGATCTCCCACTGACCATTGCCGTTCTGATTGACACCAGCACGAGCATCACCGACCGATTCAAGTTCGAGCAGGAGGCGGCAATCGAGTTTCTTTTTCAGACCCTGAGGCCCCGCAAGGACAAGGCTCTGCTGATTACGTTCGACTCTGCCATTGAGCTGGTTCAGGATTTCACCGACGACCCCCAATTGCTGGCGCGGTCCATCCGGCGCATACGACCCGGTGGAGGAACCAAGCTACTGGACAGCATCTTCCTCACTTGCCAGGAAAAGCTGAAAGCCGAACCGGGCAGCACCAGAAAGATCATCATTCTCATCAGCGATGGAGACGACAATCTCAGCATACAAAACCTGGCCTCAACCTTGGAGATGGTCCACCGTTCAGATGTCTCGATCTACGCCGTCAGCACCAACTCCAGCGGTTTCTTCAGCATCAAGGCGCCCAAGTCGGACAAGCTCCTCCGGCGCCTGGCGCGGGAAACGGGAGGGCGAGCCTTCTTCCCCTTCAAATCGGAGGAATTAAGCGAAAGCTTCGCCAATATCGGCACCGAACTTCGCAGCCAGTACTCTCTCGCCTATCGATCCTCGAATACCGCACGAGACGGTTCTTTTCGCTCCATCAAGATCAAGACCAACCGCAAGAGGCTGAAGGTGAAATCCCGCAAGGGATACTACGCCTCCCGGAGTTCCGGCTAG